The Kribbella shirazensis genomic interval GACTGGTTCACCATCACCATCATGGTGCTGACCATGACCGCCGGCACCGGCGTCGTCATGTGGCTCGGTGAACTGATCACCGACCGTGGCGTCGGCAACGGCATGTCGATCCTGATCTTCACCCAGATCGTCGCCACCTTCCCGACCCAGCTGTGGAGCATCCGCAAGCAGAAGGGTCTCACCACCTTCATCGTGGTGATCGCGATCGGTCTGGTCATCATGGCCGCGGTCATCTTCATCGAGCAGGCGCAGCGCCGGATCCCGGTGCAGTACGCGAAGCGCATGGTCGGGCGGAAGATGTTCGGCGGCACCTCGACGTACATTCCGCTGAAGGTCAACCAGGCCGGTGTCATCCCGGTGATCTTCGCTTCCAGTCTGATGTATCTCCCGGTCCTGATCAGTCAGTTCCAGCAGGGCAAGAGCTGGTCCAACTGGATCCAGGGCCACTTGGTCAAGGGCGACCACCCGATCTACATGGTGACGTACGTCGCCCTGATCATCTTCTTCACGTACTTCTACGTCTCGATCACCTTCAACCCCAAGGAGGTCGCGGACAACATGAAGAAGTACGGCGGCTTCATCCCGGGCATCCGGGCGGGGCGGCCGACCGAGGAATACCTGAAGTACGTGTTGGACCGCATCACGCTGCCGGGCGCGATCTACCTCGCGGTGATCTCGATGATCCCGCTGATCGCTCTCGTCCTGCTGAACGCGAACCAGAACTTCCCGTTCGGTGGTACGTCGATCCTGATCATGGTCGGTGTCGGCCTCGACACGGTGAAGCAGATCGAGAGTCAGCTGCAGCAGCGTAACTACGAAGGGTTCTTGCGCTGATGAGAATGTTGCTGATGGGTCCGCCCGGGGCGGGCAAGGGCACGCAGGCAAAGGTGCTTGCGGAACGCCTGAATATCCCGGCCGTGTCCACCGGCGACATCTTCCGTGCGAACGTCAAGGACGAGACGCCGCTGGGTGTCGAGGCCAAGCGCTACATGGACGCGGGCGACTACGTCCCGGACGAGGTCACCAACGCGATGGTGCGCGACCGGCTGTCCGAGGCGGACGCCGGCGACGGCTTCCTGCTCGACGGGTACCCGCGGACGCTGGCCCAGGTCGGCACGCTGGACGAGATTCTCGCCGACCACGGCCACAGCCTGGACGCGGTGGTGGCGCTGGTCGCCGACACCGACGTCCTGGTCGGCCGGATGCTCAAGCGGGCGCAGACCGACGGCCGCTCGGACGACTCCGAAGAGGTCATCCGGCACCGGCAGGACGTGTACGTCGCCGAGACCAAGCCGCTGCTCCGGGTCTACGCCCAGCGCGGCCTGCTGGTCGAGGTGGACGGCGTCGGCGAGATCGACGAGGTCAGCGAGCGGGTTCTGGCCGCGCTCAAGACCGTCACCGACTAAGTGATGTGCCCGTGATGTTCAGGGACCGCGGGATCGAGATCAAGACCCGCGAGCAGATTCTGGCGATGCGCAAGGCCGGCCTGGTGGTCGGCCGCACGCTGGAGCTGCTCCGCGGTGCGGTCCGGGCCGGCATCACCACTGGCGAGCTGGACGCGATCGCGGAGGACAACATCCGGTCCTCCGGCGCGACGCCGTCGTTCAAGGGGTACCACGGGTTCACCGGCTCGATCTGCGCGTCGGTGAACGACGAGATCGTGCACGGCATCCCGGGGGACCGGGTGCTCGCCGACGGTGACCTGATCTCGATCGACTGCGGTGCGATCGTGGACGGCTGGCACGGCGACGCCGCGATCACCGTCGGTGTCGGCGGCCCGGACGCCGTCGGCGACGAGCTGCTCGAGCTGGCGCGGATCTGCGAGGAGTCGATGTGGCGCGGGTTCGCCGCGGCGCGGCTCGGCGGGCGGCTGTCGGACATCTCGGCCGCGGTCGAGGCGCATGTCCGCGCGAACTCGTCGTACGGGATCGTCGAGGACTTCGTCGGGCACGGGATCGGCTCGGCCATGCACCAGCCGCCGAACGTGCCGAACTTCGGCCGTCCCGGCCGCGGACCGAAGCTGGTCGAGGGCATGGCACTGGCTGTCGAACCGATGCTCACGCTCGGTAAGCAGGACAACCACACGCTCGAGGACGACTGGACGGTCGTCACCGACGACGGCCGGCCGGCCGCGCACACCGAGCACACGTTCACGCTCACCCCGCAGGGACCGTGGGTGCTGACCGCGCTCGACGGCGGCGAGGCGAAGCTCGCGGAGCTCGGCGTCAAGTTCGGCGCCCTGGCCGACTGACGACCGTCGGCATCCACCCGCCGGCGTCCACCCGTCGGCGTCCACCCGTCGGGGGACGCGGAGGGACCGGGGGCTGAGGCACACTTGAGACATGCCTCAGTACCAGCCGTACCAGCGGTTCACCGAAGCCGACCGGGACAAGATCGCCGGGCGGCTGCGGGACGCGTTCGCGGACGGGCGGCTGGACCAACCCGAGTTCGCGTCGCGCCTGGACCGGCTCTACGCCGTGCAGACGTACGGCGAGCTCGAGCCGCTGGTGCGTGACCTGCCACCGATGCGGACGTACCAGACGCCCCAGGTGGTCAAGGACACCAAGCCGGCGCCGCAGCCGGGCAGCTTCCCGGAGCGGAAGAAGGACAACCAGCCCCAGCGCCGGGGCGGAGCGATCGGCGGGTTCACCGGCGTGGTGCTGGTCAACGTCGTGATCTGGTTCGTGATCGGACTCGGCAACGGCGGCCACTGGCCGCACTTCTGGCCGGTCTGGTTGCTGATCCCGTGGGCGATCATCGCCCTCGGCGGCCTCGGAAAGCGCCGTTGACATCCGCCCAGGTCAGCCGCCGCACGGCAGGCTCGCGTCTGCGGCCGGACTGGGCGTGGCAGGTGCATCAGGGGGCGGCGATCGTCTACGTGATCTGGTTCGCCGTCGCCGTACCGCTGGCGATCGCCGGGCTGCTGCTGGAGCCGCGCTGGGTCGGATGGCTGGTGATGGCCTGGTTCCTGGCACTGATCGGTTTCACGCTGGTACTGCGGATCCGTGACAGCCGCCGGCGGCGGGCCTGGGCCGATGTGGCGGGGCAGCTGGGCTGGCGGATCAGCGCGTCCGGGGCGGACCTGCTGGATCGTTGGCCGTTCCCACCGTTCGACGCCGACCCGAACGCCGAGGTCGTCGACGTGACGTCC includes:
- the secY gene encoding preprotein translocase subunit SecY, which gives rise to MLGAFANAFKTPDLRRKILFVLFIVVIFRIGSVVPAPGVNVQSLDTCIKITQGGQNANLYNLINLFSGGALLQLAIFALGIMPYITASIILQLLTVVIPRLESLKKEGQAGQGKITQYTRFLTVGLAILQSTAFVALARTPGRLFQGCNEPLLYKDDWFTITIMVLTMTAGTGVVMWLGELITDRGVGNGMSILIFTQIVATFPTQLWSIRKQKGLTTFIVVIAIGLVIMAAVIFIEQAQRRIPVQYAKRMVGRKMFGGTSTYIPLKVNQAGVIPVIFASSLMYLPVLISQFQQGKSWSNWIQGHLVKGDHPIYMVTYVALIIFFTYFYVSITFNPKEVADNMKKYGGFIPGIRAGRPTEEYLKYVLDRITLPGAIYLAVISMIPLIALVLLNANQNFPFGGTSILIMVGVGLDTVKQIESQLQQRNYEGFLR
- a CDS encoding adenylate kinase, with the protein product MRMLLMGPPGAGKGTQAKVLAERLNIPAVSTGDIFRANVKDETPLGVEAKRYMDAGDYVPDEVTNAMVRDRLSEADAGDGFLLDGYPRTLAQVGTLDEILADHGHSLDAVVALVADTDVLVGRMLKRAQTDGRSDDSEEVIRHRQDVYVAETKPLLRVYAQRGLLVEVDGVGEIDEVSERVLAALKTVTD
- the map gene encoding type I methionyl aminopeptidase yields the protein MFRDRGIEIKTREQILAMRKAGLVVGRTLELLRGAVRAGITTGELDAIAEDNIRSSGATPSFKGYHGFTGSICASVNDEIVHGIPGDRVLADGDLISIDCGAIVDGWHGDAAITVGVGGPDAVGDELLELARICEESMWRGFAAARLGGRLSDISAAVEAHVRANSSYGIVEDFVGHGIGSAMHQPPNVPNFGRPGRGPKLVEGMALAVEPMLTLGKQDNHTLEDDWTVVTDDGRPAAHTEHTFTLTPQGPWVLTALDGGEAKLAELGVKFGALAD
- a CDS encoding DUF1707 SHOCT-like domain-containing protein — protein: MPQYQPYQRFTEADRDKIAGRLRDAFADGRLDQPEFASRLDRLYAVQTYGELEPLVRDLPPMRTYQTPQVVKDTKPAPQPGSFPERKKDNQPQRRGGAIGGFTGVVLVNVVIWFVIGLGNGGHWPHFWPVWLLIPWAIIALGGLGKRR